TCGATGAAATCAATCATTTTTTCTGAAGCCATATTATGAGCAATTCGTCGCCCCATGTCAGATTCCGGATGGACAACAAGATCGGCTCCAATTTTCTCTAATACTTTGTGATGATAATGATTTTGAGCTTTTACCCAAACAATTGGCACATTCATTTCTTTTAAAACAAGCGTCGTTAAAATACTTGCTTGAATATTATCACCAATCGCGACAACGATGTGTTCAAAGTTACTAATCCCAATCTGCTTCATCGCATTTTCGTCCGTCGTATCCACTTGCATCGCATGAGTCGAGTAGGCAACATATTCATTCACTTTGTCACCGTCCTTATCAATAGCCAAAACTTCATGACCACGTTCATAAAGTTCT
Above is a genomic segment from Bacillus sp. FJAT-45037 containing:
- a CDS encoding potassium channel family protein; the encoded protein is MGKKKKQFAVIGLGRFGGSVCKELYERGHEVLAIDKDGDKVNEYVAYSTHAMQVDTTDENAMKQIGISNFEHIVVAIGDNIQASILTTLVLKEMNVPIVWVKAQNHYHHKVLEKIGADLVVHPESDMGRRIAHNMASEKMIDFIDLSDEYSIVELRATDKVHEKTLVKLNVRAKYGVTILAMKRGEEMNISPMPDDSIHKGDMLVVMGHKLDINRFEDEGL